From a single Anaerolineales bacterium genomic region:
- a CDS encoding HRDC domain-containing protein: MSDVLPPPVWVHTTKLLKQMVDDLSAQSRVAVDTESNSLHAFREQVCLLQFSTPKADYLVDPLALEDLSSLAPIFSDANIEKIFHAAEYDLICLRRDFGFTFTNLFDTMQAARVLGYPAVGLDRLLGDKFGIKMDKRHQKANWAARPLTKEQIHYARLDTHYLFDLRDTLEQELNEKERLDFALEDFSRACQVEEAKQRTNGDSWERFAGRKDLSLRELTILAQLCKWRDREAEKLNRPPYKVVMDDVFVLLSKNPPEKKVDLSAAGLSEKQIRLWGDLILGAVRRGMDAPLVERKQIERKNDAVLRRLEKLKAWRKDVGLKMQVESDIILPKPYLTKLSENPPKDLEELERLMKDTPSRFERFGSQILSTIGVKHAS; the protein is encoded by the coding sequence ATGTCTGACGTTTTGCCGCCGCCCGTTTGGGTACATACGACGAAATTATTAAAACAAATGGTGGATGATCTGTCCGCGCAGAGCCGCGTGGCAGTGGACACCGAATCCAATAGTTTGCATGCATTTCGCGAACAAGTCTGTTTGTTGCAATTTTCCACTCCCAAAGCGGATTATCTTGTTGACCCGCTCGCTTTGGAAGATCTCAGCAGTCTGGCTCCCATTTTTTCTGATGCAAATATCGAGAAGATCTTCCATGCCGCGGAATATGATCTGATCTGCCTGCGGCGTGATTTTGGTTTTACCTTTACCAATCTGTTCGATACGATGCAAGCCGCGCGTGTGTTGGGATATCCCGCCGTGGGTTTGGATAGATTGCTTGGCGACAAATTCGGCATAAAAATGGACAAACGCCACCAGAAGGCGAATTGGGCGGCGCGCCCTTTGACGAAGGAACAGATCCACTATGCCCGGCTGGATACTCACTATCTCTTCGATCTGCGTGATACGCTCGAGCAGGAATTAAATGAAAAGGAACGTTTGGATTTTGCGCTGGAGGATTTTTCACGCGCCTGCCAGGTTGAAGAAGCAAAGCAAAGAACGAATGGGGACAGTTGGGAGCGGTTTGCAGGACGTAAAGACCTATCCCTGCGCGAGTTGACCATTCTGGCGCAATTGTGCAAATGGCGGGATAGGGAAGCGGAAAAACTGAATCGACCGCCTTACAAGGTGGTGATGGATGATGTGTTCGTTTTGCTGTCGAAGAACCCGCCGGAGAAGAAGGTGGATCTTTCTGCAGCGGGGCTGAGCGAGAAACAGATCCGCTTGTGGGGGGATCTGATCCTGGGGGCGGTTCGGCGCGGGATGGATGCTCCGCTTGTGGAGCGGAAACAGATTGAACGGAAGAATGATGCGGTTCTCCGTCGGCTGGAGAAATTAAAAGCGTGGCGGAAAGATGTCGGTTTGAAAATGCAGGTTGAGTCGGACATCATCCTGCCGAAGCCGTACCTGACCAAATTGTCTGAAAATCCACCGAAAGATCTGGAAGAATTGGAACGATTGATGAAAGATACGCCTTCGCGATTCGAGAGATTCGGTTCGCAGATCTTAAGTACGATTGGAGTTAAACATGCGAGTTAA
- a CDS encoding nitrilase-related carbon-nitrogen hydrolase, whose amino-acid sequence MKLNLALAQINTKLGDVEANLAKHLDYIEQAKTQKADLLIFPELSLTGYVLQDLVASVARKPTEDDPIFKPLLAASRDLDLMVGFVDEDSRHRFYIASAYLSGGKVLHVHHKVYLPTYGLFDEGRFFAWGDSVRAFDTRFGRLGMLICEDFWHASPPYLLWLDGADILLFSSASPGRGLNDHEKLESARWVERVNKAYASMFTSFVAHANRVGYEDGLHFWGGATVFDPNGEELAHGPYNEEAITYAELDLNQLRRTRARLPLLRDERTALVQKELDRILSRG is encoded by the coding sequence ATGAAACTCAACCTTGCTCTCGCGCAGATCAATACCAAACTTGGCGATGTCGAAGCCAACCTTGCCAAACACCTGGATTACATCGAGCAAGCCAAAACCCAAAAAGCGGATCTGCTGATTTTCCCCGAACTCTCTTTAACCGGATACGTCCTTCAGGACTTGGTCGCTTCGGTCGCCCGTAAGCCGACGGAGGATGACCCGATCTTCAAGCCGCTCCTCGCCGCCTCGCGTGACCTTGACCTGATGGTTGGTTTCGTGGACGAAGACTCCCGTCACCGCTTTTACATCGCATCCGCCTATCTTTCGGGCGGGAAAGTCCTGCATGTCCATCACAAGGTCTATCTGCCGACCTATGGATTATTCGACGAAGGTCGCTTCTTTGCCTGGGGCGACTCGGTCCGCGCATTTGACACGCGCTTCGGACGCCTTGGCATGTTGATCTGCGAGGACTTCTGGCACGCCTCGCCTCCATACCTGCTCTGGCTTGATGGCGCGGATATTTTGCTCTTCTCCTCCGCCTCGCCCGGGCGCGGACTGAACGATCACGAGAAGCTCGAATCCGCGCGCTGGGTGGAACGGGTGAACAAGGCATACGCCAGCATGTTCACATCCTTTGTGGCGCACGCCAACCGTGTCGGTTATGAGGATGGACTTCACTTCTGGGGCGGAGCGACGGTCTTCGACCCGAATGGGGAGGAACTGGCACATGGTCCCTACAACGAAGAAGCCATCACCTACGCCGAATTGGACTTGAATCAACTCCGTCGTACCCGTGCGCGTCTGCCTTTACTGCGCGATGAGCGGACTGCGCTTGTCCAAAAGGAATTGGATAGGATTTTGTCCCGTGGCTGA
- a CDS encoding SPFH domain-containing protein codes for METFGFLSCLIGAIVVIGFVFIANAIRIVPEYQRLVVFRLGRCVGARGPGIIFLIPVIDRGVKVDLREQVREIPQQTSITKDNAPISIDFLWYFKLIDPTQSVLQVGNFEAAAAGIAATTLRAVIGGIPLDDVLSQREHINTMLRTRLDEVTERWGVKVTNVEIREIIPPRDVQDAMNRQMTAERVRRAVVTESTGTREAAVNVAEGEKQAAILRAEGQKQGAILAAEGERQAQLLRAEGFAQALASIFETAKGIDQKTMTLQYFETLKSMGMSPSTKYIFPMEFTSMLDNFLGKDGKK; via the coding sequence ATGGAGACCTTTGGCTTTCTTAGTTGTTTGATCGGCGCCATCGTTGTCATTGGGTTTGTGTTCATAGCCAATGCCATTCGCATCGTGCCCGAATACCAGCGTTTGGTCGTGTTCCGTCTCGGTCGTTGTGTCGGCGCGCGCGGACCTGGCATCATCTTCCTGATCCCAGTCATTGACCGCGGCGTCAAAGTGGACTTGCGCGAGCAGGTGCGTGAAATTCCACAGCAGACCTCCATCACCAAGGATAACGCCCCGATCTCGATCGACTTCCTGTGGTACTTCAAACTGATCGACCCGACCCAGTCCGTTTTGCAGGTGGGTAACTTTGAAGCCGCCGCCGCCGGTATCGCTGCAACAACCTTGCGCGCTGTGATCGGTGGTATCCCGCTGGACGATGTTCTTTCCCAGCGCGAACACATCAACACCATGCTCCGCACCCGCCTCGATGAAGTCACCGAGCGCTGGGGCGTGAAAGTGACCAACGTTGAAATCCGTGAGATCATCCCGCCGCGTGACGTGCAGGATGCGATGAACCGCCAGATGACCGCAGAACGCGTCCGCCGTGCCGTGGTGACCGAATCCACCGGTACGCGTGAAGCGGCTGTCAACGTCGCTGAAGGTGAAAAGCAAGCCGCCATCCTCCGCGCCGAAGGTCAAAAGCAGGGCGCCATTCTCGCGGCAGAAGGTGAACGTCAGGCGCAATTACTGCGCGCAGAAGGTTTCGCGCAAGCGCTCGCATCCATCTTCGAAACCGCCAAGGGCATCGACCAGAAGACCATGACGCTTCAATATTTTGAAACGCTCAAGTCCATGGGCATGAGCCCCTCCACCAAGTACATCTTCCCGATGGAATTCACCAGCATGTTGGATAACTTCCTCGGCAAAGACGGCAAGAAGTAA
- a CDS encoding GNAT family N-acetyltransferase — MDIVKASILDLNSLRILERESFAQDAWPLFDLIAVLTFPDVIRLKAMEGKKMVGFVAGDPRPRDGWGWIATIAVDPRFQRRGIGRALLEQCERQLGVPRARLTVRASNSGAISMYEQAGYLPIDVWKAYYNDGEDALVMEKDL; from the coding sequence ATGGACATCGTAAAAGCATCCATTCTTGACCTCAACTCGCTCCGCATACTGGAAAGAGAATCCTTTGCGCAGGACGCCTGGCCCCTTTTTGACCTGATCGCCGTCCTGACCTTCCCTGATGTGATTCGACTCAAAGCCATGGAGGGCAAAAAAATGGTGGGATTCGTCGCCGGCGACCCGCGTCCACGCGACGGGTGGGGCTGGATCGCCACCATTGCAGTGGATCCACGCTTTCAGCGGCGCGGCATTGGACGGGCGCTGCTGGAGCAATGCGAACGTCAGCTTGGCGTGCCCCGGGCGCGTCTCACCGTGCGCGCATCCAATAGCGGCGCGATCTCCATGTATGAACAGGCAGGTTACCTGCCTATCGATGTCTGGAAGGCGTATTACAATGACGGGGAGGACGCGCTAGTGATGGAGAAGGATCTATGA
- a CDS encoding NfeD family protein produces MDILLNPNVAYLILLGGILLAMMSLVTPGTGFFEIGAFFALALAGYAIYYLSFNWWALLILVLSVVPFIYAIRKPNRGLYLGGSILLLVLGSIFLFSVDGWRPAVNPLLAFVASGSFAAFLWIAVGKSVQAVAARPSHDMDVLVGMIGEARTRVHSEGSVYVGGELWSAKSDKSIPSGSAVRVVRREGFVLVVEKVNS; encoded by the coding sequence ATGGACATTTTGCTTAACCCGAACGTCGCGTATCTGATCCTTTTGGGGGGGATCCTGCTTGCCATGATGTCGCTGGTCACGCCGGGGACGGGCTTTTTTGAGATCGGGGCGTTCTTTGCGCTTGCGCTGGCGGGATATGCAATCTACTACTTATCCTTCAACTGGTGGGCGCTTCTAATCCTTGTCCTGAGCGTTGTACCGTTCATCTATGCCATTCGCAAACCGAACCGAGGACTGTACCTGGGCGGTTCGATCCTGCTGTTGGTGCTTGGTTCCATCTTCCTGTTTTCGGTGGATGGCTGGCGGCCGGCGGTCAACCCGCTGTTGGCTTTTGTTGCATCAGGTTCCTTTGCGGCTTTTCTATGGATTGCCGTGGGGAAATCGGTGCAGGCGGTTGCAGCGCGCCCGTCCCATGATATGGATGTGCTGGTTGGAATGATCGGTGAAGCCCGCACAAGGGTTCACAGCGAAGGAAGCGTATATGTCGGCGGGGAGTTGTGGTCAGCCAAAAGCGATAAGTCCATTCCTTCCGGCAGCGCGGTCCGTGTGGTTCGTCGCGAGGGATTTGTCCTCGTAGTGGAAAAAGTCAATTCATAA
- a CDS encoding MFS transporter, whose product MLHIPPSLKHRKFFYLWLGQLISVTGAQMQLWAIFWHINQLNPNPIALGGIGVARILPIVIFSLIGGALADSVDRRKVLFVTQSAAALLALTLGLLTQFGSITIWHIYVITALQAVTVAFDAPSRQALVPNLLPKKDLPNAFSMTFTAAQVGSVLGPALSGIVIAAFGQEAVYYINSISFVAVIAALILIGHVPQAFAEKAAGVSVAAIREGFRFIFSKPIIFSTMLLDFVATFFASAHTLMPIIAREVLNVSVVEYGYLSAAPAVGAVLIALVISQVKEIRRQGQIFLGSVIVFGLATVIFGATRLFIIAWLAIAVTGAADGVSTIIRNTIRQLQTPDHIRGRMTSVNQLFFQGGPQLGEIRAGLVAQLFGAPYAIISGGIGCIIGTLAIAWKWPHLTKYNGDEPMLAGAPASAPAD is encoded by the coding sequence ATGCTGCACATCCCTCCATCCCTGAAACATAGAAAATTCTTCTATCTCTGGCTCGGGCAACTGATCTCCGTCACGGGCGCACAGATGCAGCTCTGGGCGATCTTTTGGCACATCAACCAGTTGAACCCGAACCCGATCGCGCTCGGCGGCATTGGCGTTGCGCGGATTTTGCCCATCGTCATTTTTTCGCTGATCGGCGGCGCGCTCGCGGATTCGGTGGACAGGCGCAAAGTGTTGTTCGTGACGCAATCCGCCGCCGCGCTTCTTGCGCTGACCCTGGGCTTGCTGACCCAATTTGGCAGTATCACCATCTGGCACATTTACGTCATCACTGCGTTACAGGCAGTGACCGTCGCCTTCGATGCGCCGTCGCGTCAGGCGTTGGTCCCCAACCTGCTGCCGAAAAAGGATTTGCCCAATGCCTTCAGCATGACGTTTACGGCGGCGCAGGTCGGCTCGGTGCTGGGACCCGCGCTGAGCGGTATCGTGATCGCCGCTTTCGGGCAGGAAGCGGTGTACTATATCAACAGCATTTCGTTCGTTGCAGTGATCGCAGCGTTGATCCTGATCGGGCACGTGCCGCAAGCCTTCGCGGAGAAAGCGGCGGGAGTGAGCGTCGCAGCCATCCGTGAGGGATTCCGGTTCATCTTCAGCAAGCCGATCATCTTTTCGACCATGCTCTTGGATTTTGTCGCCACGTTCTTTGCGTCGGCGCACACGCTCATGCCCATCATTGCAAGGGAGGTGCTGAACGTCAGCGTGGTGGAATATGGCTATCTCTCTGCTGCACCCGCTGTCGGAGCGGTGTTGATCGCGCTTGTCATTTCGCAGGTCAAGGAGATCCGCCGGCAGGGACAGATCTTTCTTGGCTCGGTGATCGTCTTTGGCTTGGCGACGGTTATCTTCGGTGCGACGCGCTTGTTCATCATTGCCTGGCTGGCGATTGCCGTCACAGGCGCGGCGGATGGGGTCAGCACGATCATCCGCAACACGATTCGGCAGTTGCAAACCCCCGATCACATCCGCGGACGGATGACCAGCGTGAACCAGTTGTTCTTCCAGGGCGGACCGCAACTTGGCGAGATCCGCGCGGGCTTGGTCGCGCAGTTGTTCGGCGCGCCGTATGCCATTATCAGCGGAGGGATTGGTTGCATCATCGGCACGCTTGCCATTGCGTGGAAGTGGCCCCACCTGACCAAATACAACGGCGACGAACCCATGCTGGCTGGCGCACCCGCCTCCGCCCCTGCGGATTGA
- a CDS encoding NAD+ synthase yields the protein MADINLMLNTDLARDILAGFIKSEITRVGMSRAIINLSGGLDSALSCVLAVEALGAENVVALRLPYRASSPDSLEHAQLLIDQLGIQSKTIEITEMVEPLFKLDPEMSKVRKGNIMARERMIVLYDQSEVFKALPVGTSNKTEILLGYSTIYGDAACAINPIGDLYKTQVRQLSRAMNIPVPIIDKPPSADLWEDQTDEKELGFTYEEVDKLLYLLVDQRYSPQEAVETGFDEAFVNTVTARIRRNQFKRMLPPIAKVSNRTVGYDFLYLRDWGT from the coding sequence GTGGCTGATATCAACCTCATGCTTAACACCGATCTTGCCCGTGACATTCTCGCTGGATTCATCAAATCCGAAATTACGCGGGTGGGAATGTCCCGCGCCATTATCAACCTCTCTGGCGGTTTGGATTCAGCGCTTTCGTGCGTGCTTGCCGTGGAAGCCTTGGGTGCGGAGAATGTGGTGGCATTGCGATTACCCTACCGCGCATCGTCCCCTGACTCTTTGGAACACGCCCAATTGCTCATTGACCAACTCGGCATTCAAAGCAAGACCATTGAGATCACGGAGATGGTCGAGCCGCTCTTCAAACTTGACCCTGAGATGTCGAAGGTTCGCAAGGGCAATATCATGGCGCGCGAGCGGATGATCGTGTTATACGACCAATCGGAAGTCTTCAAAGCGCTGCCCGTCGGCACGAGCAACAAGACCGAGATCCTGCTTGGCTATAGCACCATTTATGGTGACGCGGCTTGCGCCATCAATCCCATCGGCGATCTGTACAAGACTCAAGTGCGGCAACTTTCGCGCGCCATGAACATCCCCGTGCCGATCATTGATAAACCGCCGTCCGCGGATCTGTGGGAAGACCAGACCGATGAAAAGGAACTTGGCTTCACTTACGAAGAAGTGGACAAACTCCTCTACCTGCTCGTTGACCAGCGTTACAGTCCGCAGGAGGCGGTGGAAACGGGATTTGATGAAGCCTTCGTCAACACTGTCACCGCGCGCATCCGCCGCAACCAGTTCAAGCGCATGTTGCCGCCGATTGCCAAGGTCAGCAACCGCACGGTCGGATATGACTTTCTCTATCTCCGCGATTGGGGAACGTAA
- the wecB gene encoding UDP-N-acetylglucosamine 2-epimerase (non-hydrolyzing): MKILSVFGTRPEAVKMAPIVKLLAETAGVESRVCVTAQHRQMLDQVLDLFDIKPDYDLNLMRDNQSLAELSASIFTHLDPVLAEFQPDWVLAQGDTTTVAITSLLTYFLRIKFGHVEAGLRTHDKWQPFPEEINRRVAGVIADLHFAPTEWSKNNLLREGIDEAIIKVTGNTVIDALQFVAKQPEPRDVSELIGRLLRRENHHPRNDSKLILVTAHRRENFGEPMENICRALLELASRGDVEIVYPVHLNPNVQEPVKRLLADKEHITLLPPLDYLPLVHVMKHATLILTDSGGIQEEAPAFGIPTLVLRDVTERPEGVAAGTLKLAGTETSRIVEEAKRLLDDESAYGEMARAANPYGDGHAAEKIVRALQDS, translated from the coding sequence ATGAAAATTCTATCTGTTTTTGGCACCCGCCCCGAAGCCGTAAAAATGGCTCCCATCGTCAAACTGCTGGCAGAAACCGCAGGCGTGGAATCGCGCGTTTGTGTGACGGCTCAGCACCGCCAAATGCTCGACCAGGTGTTGGATTTGTTCGACATAAAACCCGACTACGATCTGAACCTGATGCGGGATAACCAATCTTTAGCAGAATTGAGCGCCTCCATCTTCACCCATCTTGATCCTGTCCTTGCAGAGTTCCAACCCGACTGGGTGCTAGCACAGGGGGATACCACCACCGTCGCCATCACCTCCCTGCTGACGTATTTCCTCCGCATCAAATTCGGGCATGTGGAAGCGGGCTTGCGGACACATGACAAGTGGCAGCCATTTCCCGAAGAGATCAATCGCCGTGTGGCAGGCGTAATCGCTGACCTGCATTTCGCACCGACGGAATGGTCGAAGAACAATCTTCTACGCGAAGGCATTGATGAAGCCATCATCAAGGTGACGGGCAATACGGTCATTGATGCATTGCAATTCGTGGCAAAACAGCCTGAGCCCAGAGATGTCTCGGAACTTATTGGGAGATTACTTCGTCGGGAAAACCACCATCCTCGCAATGACAGCAAACTCATACTCGTCACTGCCCACCGCCGCGAGAATTTTGGGGAGCCAATGGAAAATATCTGCCGCGCCCTGCTGGAACTGGCAAGCCGCGGGGATGTGGAGATCGTCTACCCCGTACACCTCAACCCGAACGTGCAGGAACCGGTCAAACGCCTGCTGGCGGACAAGGAGCATATCACCCTACTCCCGCCGCTGGATTATCTGCCGCTCGTCCATGTGATGAAACATGCTACCTTGATCCTGACCGATTCGGGCGGAATCCAGGAGGAAGCGCCAGCCTTTGGCATCCCGACTCTCGTTCTGCGCGATGTGACCGAACGTCCGGAGGGAGTGGCTGCGGGGACGCTTAAACTCGCAGGAACAGAGACCAGCCGAATCGTCGAGGAGGCGAAGCGGCTATTGGATGATGAATCCGCATATGGGGAAATGGCTCGGGCGGCAAATCCATATGGCGACGGGCATGCTGCAGAGAAAATCGTCCGGGCTTTACAAGATAGTTAA
- a CDS encoding MBL fold metallo-hydrolase, which translates to MRVNFHGAAQTVTGSQHLLEINGKKLLLDCGLYQGRRADTYERNLNFRYTPRDVDAVILSHAHIDHAGNLPNLVKQGFEHSIYATHATADLASLMIADSGHIQEADAQFVNKKRAQRGELPIEPLYTKEDAEVVAGMFAGKHYEEAFEPIPGVVARFHEAGHILGSASISLEIEEKGRKIRFWFSGDIGRFNLPLLRDPILPTETDYMIMESTYGDKKHDHPELAFLEFRDVVKRTVERGGKVIVPAFAVGRTQELVFDLNMMMKNGDVPRVPVYVDSPLAVKATDVFKDHLECFDEETAKFVAEARHPALDFKMLTYIRSVEESKALNERTDPMVIISASGMAEAGRILHHIKNNIENPKNTICIVSWQAPHTLGRRLADREEEVRIYGETYKRKCEIATIGGLSAHAGQDLLVRYAVGVKGSVKQIFLVHGEEKQARTLKDLLKEQKMNQVHYPALHESVNL; encoded by the coding sequence ATGCGAGTTAATTTTCATGGCGCGGCGCAAACGGTGACGGGAAGCCAGCATCTGCTGGAAATTAATGGTAAAAAATTGCTGCTGGATTGTGGTTTGTATCAAGGCAGACGCGCGGACACGTATGAACGTAATTTGAATTTTCGTTATACCCCGCGCGATGTGGACGCGGTGATCCTGTCTCACGCGCACATTGATCACGCTGGAAATTTGCCCAACTTGGTAAAACAAGGGTTTGAGCATTCAATCTATGCCACACATGCCACAGCCGATCTGGCGAGCTTAATGATCGCGGATTCGGGGCATATCCAGGAGGCGGATGCGCAATTTGTGAATAAAAAGCGGGCACAACGCGGGGAACTTCCAATTGAGCCTTTGTACACGAAAGAGGATGCTGAAGTTGTGGCGGGGATGTTCGCAGGAAAACATTACGAAGAAGCGTTCGAGCCGATTCCCGGCGTGGTTGCGCGTTTCCACGAGGCGGGGCATATCCTCGGTTCAGCAAGCATTTCGCTGGAGATCGAGGAAAAAGGAAGGAAGATCCGCTTCTGGTTTTCGGGGGATATTGGTCGGTTTAACCTGCCTCTTTTGCGTGATCCGATCCTTCCCACCGAAACAGACTACATGATCATGGAATCGACGTATGGTGATAAAAAGCATGATCACCCTGAGCTGGCGTTCCTTGAGTTCCGGGATGTGGTCAAGCGGACGGTGGAACGCGGCGGTAAAGTGATCGTCCCTGCTTTTGCGGTGGGACGCACTCAAGAATTGGTCTTTGATTTGAACATGATGATGAAGAATGGGGATGTTCCGCGCGTACCGGTATATGTGGATAGCCCGCTGGCGGTGAAGGCAACGGATGTTTTCAAAGATCATTTGGAATGTTTTGACGAGGAAACCGCCAAATTTGTGGCGGAAGCGCGTCACCCTGCGTTGGATTTCAAGATGCTGACCTATATCCGTTCGGTGGAGGAATCGAAAGCGCTAAACGAACGTACCGACCCGATGGTGATCATCTCCGCTTCGGGCATGGCGGAAGCGGGGCGCATCCTTCACCATATCAAGAACAATATCGAGAATCCGAAGAATACGATTTGTATTGTTTCGTGGCAGGCGCCTCATACGCTTGGGCGCAGGCTTGCGGACCGGGAGGAAGAGGTCCGCATTTATGGCGAGACCTACAAGCGAAAATGTGAGATCGCCACCATCGGCGGACTTTCTGCGCATGCCGGGCAGGATCTGCTGGTCAGATACGCAGTGGGAGTGAAGGGCAGCGTAAAACAGATCTTTTTGGTGCATGGCGAAGAAAAGCAGGCTCGAACGCTGAAGGATTTGCTAAAAGAGCAGAAAATGAATCAAGTGCATTATCCCGCCCTGCATGAAAGTGTGAATTTGTAG
- a CDS encoding nucleotide sugar dehydrogenase has protein sequence MKFQKICVIGLGYIGLPTASTFSMQGVSVLGVDNNPRIIETLNKGEIHIHEPGLREAVADAVQTGRFKAATQPEEADAFIIAVPTPFQENKFGEYNGIQYKLADMRAVISAAESILPVLRKGNLVVLESTSPPRTTIDLVAPILERTGLKAGSDFFLCYSPERVLPGQILRELLENARVIGGVTPESAQAGADLYSIFVKGQIIQTDATTAEMVKLMENTYRDVNIAIANEFSRLADKFGVDIWEAVSIANLHPRVKILNPGPGVGGHCISVDPWFFVEAAPDLTPLIYHARQVNDGQPHFVVEKVRNALGSLQGKKIAALGLAYKPDVDDLRESPATEVVHLLQKQGAQVKAWEPFKPDAKMDGIAMSPTLEDAIMDADALLLLVKHTEFAKLIPAEITRKTNARIAVDVVNGFDASLWRDAGFQITKLGVGK, from the coding sequence GTGAAGTTTCAAAAAATCTGCGTCATCGGGCTGGGCTATATCGGCTTGCCGACAGCCTCCACATTTTCCATGCAGGGCGTCAGCGTGCTCGGCGTGGACAACAACCCCCGCATCATCGAAACCCTGAACAAGGGCGAGATCCACATCCACGAACCAGGTTTGAGGGAGGCGGTGGCGGATGCCGTCCAAACGGGCAGGTTCAAAGCCGCCACCCAGCCGGAAGAGGCGGACGCGTTCATCATCGCCGTGCCGACTCCGTTCCAGGAGAACAAGTTCGGCGAGTACAACGGCATTCAATACAAACTCGCGGACATGCGCGCTGTGATCTCCGCCGCCGAATCCATTTTGCCGGTTTTGCGGAAGGGGAATCTCGTCGTCCTTGAATCGACGTCTCCGCCTCGCACCACCATTGATCTGGTTGCCCCCATCCTGGAGCGTACCGGGCTGAAAGCTGGTTCGGATTTCTTCCTGTGTTATTCGCCGGAACGTGTCCTGCCCGGACAGATCCTGCGCGAACTGCTCGAGAACGCCCGCGTCATCGGCGGCGTGACGCCCGAATCCGCGCAGGCGGGCGCGGATTTGTACTCCATCTTCGTCAAGGGACAGATCATCCAAACCGACGCCACCACCGCCGAGATGGTCAAGTTGATGGAAAACACCTACCGTGACGTGAACATCGCCATCGCCAACGAGTTCTCACGTCTCGCCGACAAATTCGGCGTGGACATATGGGAGGCGGTTTCGATCGCCAACCTGCACCCCCGCGTGAAAATTCTCAACCCCGGACCCGGCGTCGGCGGACATTGCATCAGCGTGGACCCGTGGTTTTTCGTGGAAGCCGCTCCCGACCTGACGCCGCTCATCTACCATGCACGCCAAGTCAATGACGGACAACCGCATTTCGTTGTCGAAAAAGTCCGCAACGCGCTTGGCAGTTTGCAGGGAAAAAAGATCGCGGCGCTGGGTCTCGCCTACAAACCGGACGTGGATGACCTGCGCGAAAGTCCCGCCACTGAAGTGGTACATCTGTTACAGAAGCAAGGCGCACAAGTCAAGGCATGGGAACCGTTCAAGCCGGACGCCAAAATGGACGGCATCGCCATGTCCCCCACCCTTGAAGATGCAATTATGGATGCAGACGCGCTTTTATTGCTTGTAAAACACACAGAATTCGCGAAACTAATCCCCGCCGAAATTACCCGGAAGACCAATGCCCGCATCGCCGTTGATGTCGTCAACGGATTCGACGCATCCCTTTGGCGGGACGCCGGATTCCAAATCACCAAACTGGGTGTGGGAAAATAA